The region cttgtgatgtttgtgctcgggccaagccttgttgttctcgggctagtggattgttgttatctttgcctattccgaagaggccttggactcacatctccatggattttatttctgatctccctgtttctcagaagatgtctgtcatctgggtggtgtgtgaccgtttctctaagatggtccatttggtccccttgcctaaattgccttcctcatccgagctggttcctctgttttttcaaaatgtggttcgcttgcatggtattccggagaatatcgtttctgacaggggaacccaattcgtgtctagattttggcgagcgttctgtgctaggatgggcattgatttgtctttttcgtctgctttccatcctcagactaatggccagaccgagcgaactaatcagaccttggagacttatttgaggtgttttgtgtctgcggatcaggatgattgggttgcctttttgcccttggcggagtttgccctcaataatcgggctagttctgccaccttggtttctcctttcttctgtaattcggggtttcatcctcgtttctcttccggtcaggtggagtcttcggattgtcctggagtggatgctgtggtggagaggttgcatcagatttgggggcatgtggtggacaatttgaagttgtcccaggagaagactcagcagtttgccaaccgccgtcgtcgtgctggtcctcgtctttgtgttggggacttggtgtggttgtcttctcgttttgtccctatgaaggtttcttctcctaagtttaagcctcggttcatcggcccgtacaagatattggagattcttaaccctgtgtcctttcgtttggacctccctgcatctttttctattcataatgtcttccatcggtcattgttgcgcaggtatgaggtaccggttgtgccttccgttgagcctcctgctccggtgttggttgagggtgagttggagtacgttgtcgagaagatcttggactcccgtgtttccagacggagacttcagtatttggtcaagtggaagggctacggtcaggaggataattcttgggtgacagcctctgatgttcatgcctccgatttggtccgtgcctttcatagggctcatcctgatcgccctggtggttctggtgagggttcggtgccccctccttgaggggggggtactgttgtgaatttggtttctgggctcccccggtggttactggtggtactgaacttgtgtgcttcatctcctctgttcacctgtttccatcaggatgtgggagtttctatttagccttgctcctcagtcatttctatgccggccaacaatgttaccagaagccttttctgttgcatgttcctgctcctagactactatcagctaagttggacttgtagtcctaagattgttttgcatttttgttccagttctctgtttttgaatatttctgaggctggaagctcttgtgagctgaaattgccactctggtgtcatgagttgatattagagtcttaaagtaatttcaggatggtgtttgaaagggttttcagctgactgtgaagttcccttttctgtcttcctactatctagtaagcggacctcaatttgctaaacctatcttcatacttcgtatgtcattttcctctaaaatcaccgacaatatatgtgggggctactgtctgccttttggggaaaatttctctagaggtaagccaggtctgtattttcctctgctagggtcagtcagtcctccggctggcgctgggcgtctagggataaaacgtaggcacgctacccggccactgttagttgtgcggtaggtttagctcacagtcagctcgagttcccatcttccaagagctagtccttttgtatgctttctacggtctcttgccattgagaaccatgacacatatgccctgttccttagttagtcatcttcctctgttctgcCCCACTCTCCAAAtgtcccagctcttaaccctgctgtgtccctccgcctgtagctgggtgggcttagcaatctccacccctctgcctccctgcaagatttattccaatatataataaatgggataacttctctcaggatgatcggatcagtacccgggcagtaccagcgcatgtggtttgttctgccggtcgtacagggatcaaacctggacccattcggtcgctgTGGGGAGGctcatctctatatctcgggtttcagaactcccacggacccaggagtcgcactgtcagatgcgcaatttctttagggcgagggggatattttttatgagccggtacctcggacgatgcgtccataattcacgattccatgttggagacggttcgactggacAGCCATAATAaatgtgtatcctgtggccacttgacatgcgtgctttaattaagcccctcaggcacctctatgtcccctgctggtgtggcttcctcactcaggctttgaaatgccGTCTGCCTGCTACATGGTACTcagcccattaccatactaaaaggaactttattcattagaaaaggtggggaccaggagcactcctctctgcagacctgtgaccaggtgaCAAAATGGAGTcatgccaatctctgttagtatgcccgtccaagatggcggctgttgccTCATCCCTGAATGCGGGGACCCAGTGTTttgcgccccatccccgagtgcgggacccagtgtatagcgccccatccccgagcgaggggacccagtgtatagcgccccacccccgagtgcgaggacccaatGTATAGCGCCTCATCCCCGAGTGCTGGGACCTAGTGTATAGCGCCCCACCCCCGAGTGcggggacccagtgtatagcgcctcatccccgagtgcgaggacccagtgtatagcgccccatccccgagtgcggggaCCTAGTGTATAGCATCCCATCCCCGAATGCGGGGACCTAGTGTATAGCATCCCATCCCCGAATGCGGGGACCTAGTGTATAGCAtcccatccccgagtgcggggacctagtgtatagcgccccatcccccAGTGCGGGGACCTAGTGTATAGCTTCCCATCCCCGAATGCGGGGACCTAGTGTATAGCGTCCCATCCCCGAATGCGGGGACCTAGTGTATAGCgtcccatccccgagtgcgaggacctagtgtatagcgccccatccccgagtgcggggacctagtgtatagcgccccatccccgagtgcggggacccagtgtatagtgtcccatccccgagtgcggggacccagtgtatagtgtcccatccccgagtgcggggacccagtgtatagcgccccatccccaagtgcgaggacccagtgtatagtgccccatccCCAAGTGCGGGGACCCAGTGTATAGTGTCCCATCCCCGAGTGtgaggacccagtgtatagcgcctcatccccgagtgcggggacccagtgtatagcgtcccatccccgagtgcgaggacctaGTGTATAGCAtcccatccccgagtgcggggacccagtgtatagcgcctcATCCCATAGTGCGGGAACCCAGTGTATAGCGCCTCATCCTATAGTGCGGGGACCTAGTGTATAGCAtcccatccccgagtgcggggacctagtgtatagcgccccatctcCGAGTGCGGGAACCCAGTGTttagcgccccatccccgagtgcagGGACCCAGTGgatagcgccccatccccgagtgtgAGGACCCCGAGTATATCACTTCCCTCAATTTATAGTTTCCTGCGTGTTCGGAGCTCCTTCCCCAATCGTCCTGTTGGTCAGTGACTATCTCCTATTTTGCTTCCAGCCTCTCCGCCCCGAGTGCCGCCATCCAGAAGCTGACCCGCGTGCGTGTGGTTGATAACAGTGCCCTGGGGACCTCCCCGTACCACCGGCCGCCGCGCTGCATCCACGTGTACAACAAGTCGGGGGTGGGGAAGGTTGGGGACACCATCCTGCTGGCCATTAAGGGGCAGAAGAAGAAGGCGCTCATCGTGGGCCAGAAGATGCCGGCCGCCTGCATGACGCCACGCTTCGACTCCAACAATGTGGTGCTGATCGAGGACAATGGCAACCCCGTGGGCACCCGGATAAAGACCCCCATACCGGCCATGCTGCGGCGCGAGGAGGGCAAGTACTCTAAAGTGCTGGCCATAGCCCAGACCTTACTGTGAGCGGGTGATGGAGCCACCCCAGAGCATGAAGACACGGACCCCGAGGACGAGCGGCGCCGCCACTGTGAACTCAGGACATGAATATTAAAGAGCAGCGGCTATTTCTACAGCTATGGCTCCGCCCCTCATTATATCCATAGACATCAATAtagaggaaagtatgtgccccccacatccacctcctggGGCTTCTCTGTccccatctacatccatagacattaatatggagaaagtatgtgccccccacaactgcctccgggggcttctctgtccccatctacatccatagtcattaatatggagaaagtatgtgccccccacatcctcctccgggggcttctgtccccatctacatccatagacattaatatggagaaagtatgtgccccccacatctgcCTCCGGGGGTTCTCTGTCCCCATCTACatccataggcattaatatggagaaaagtatgtgccccccacatcctcctccgggggcttctgtgtccttatctacatccatagacattaatatggagaaagtatgtgccccccacatccacctccggggggcttctctgtcctcatctacatccatagacattaatatggagataagtatgtgccccccactgttgtgaattctgcttttgggttccctccggtggtagtaggtggtaatgcagttgtccctgggttgcagtcctggtcaggtgtgtctgctgattgcagttctgactggggtatttaggtgtgcaggattcattagtccttgccagttgtcaattgttgttgggaggtgttggacctctgcttggttcctcctgcctttctgccaaatcagcaaagataagtgtctgttttttttttcctgtggcacacatgctatgtgcttcacaactcagtgctattctttgtgttttcttgtccagcttagattgtgtcagtattttctcagtcttgttggattctctggagtggcagatatacattccatgtctttagttagattgtggaactttttgtattatctgctgtggatatttttggaagggttttaatactgaccgcctagtaatctgtcctatcctttcctatttagctagagtggcctcttttgctaaatcctgttttctacctgcgtgtgtctattcttctcctactcagtcattattcgtggggggctgcctatcctttgggggtctgctctgaggcaagatagcattcctatttccatctataggggtatttagtcctccggctgtgtcgaggtgtctagggtatgttaggcacaccccacggctacttctagttgcggtgttagttcaggatttgcggtcagtacaggttccaccgactgcagagaaagttttcatgcggctccaaggtcaccagatcataacagtacaactggcccataatgagttaaatgcatctcagaagaagggaagaaaagtgttgagccatttttttttctgcagtctgtttggtcttctcttccctctttatttatgggtggctgaggagtcttgtgccagcatggatgttcaggaattagcttctcgtgtagaccagcttgctgctagggcacaggatatttctgattatattgttcagactcctgctttagagccgaagattcctactcctgatttgttttttggtgataggtccaaatttttgggttttaaaaacaattgtaaactgttttttgctctgagaccgcgatcctccggtgattccattcagcaggttaaaattgtcatctccctgctgtgtggcgatccacaggattgggcattttccctggaatctgggaatccggccttgcttaatgtagattccttttttcaggctttaggattattatatgatgaacctaattctgtggatcaagcggagaaaaccttgttggccctgtctcagggtcaagaggcggcagaattgtcagaaatttagaaaatggtctgtgttgactaaatggaatgatgatgctttggcggcaattttcagaaagggtctttctgaatccgttaaagatgttatggtggggtttcccacgccttccagtctgagtgattctatgtctctggccattcagattgatcggcgcttgcgggagcgtcaaactgtgcgcgctgtggcgtcgcccttagagcaaagtcctgagcctatgcagtgtgataggattctgtctagaacggaacaacaaggattcagatgtcagaataggttgtgttattattgtggcgacgcttctcatgtcatttcagtctgccctaagcggacaaaaaggatcgctagttcatttaccttcagtactgtacaacctaaatttctgttatcggtgtccttaatctgctcattgtcatcattttctgtcatggcgtttgtggattcaggagccgccttgaacttaatggattttgagtttgccaggcgttgtggttttcccttgcagcctttgcagaaccctattcctttaagggggattgatgctacacctttgtctAAAAATaatccccagttttggacacaggtgaccatgcacatggcgccagcccatcaggaagattgtcgatttctggtgttgcataatttgcatgatgttatcgtgctgggtttcccgtggttgcaggtacataatcctgtgttggattggaaatttatgtctgtgactagttggggttgtcatggggttcataatgatgctcctttgatgtcaatctcctcttcttcctcttctgaaattcctgagtttttgtctgattttcaggatgtagtcgatgagcccaggtccagttcccttccaccgcacagggactgtgattgtgcgattccaggcagtaagtttcctaaaggccgacttttcaacctgtctgtgcctgaacataccgccatgtggagttatgttaaggagtctttggagaaagggcatattcggccatcttcttcaccgttgggagcaggttttttttttgttgctaagaaggatggctccttgagaccctgtattgattatcgcctcttgaataagatcacggtcaagtttcaataccctttacctttgctttccgatttgtttgctaggattaagggggctagttggtgtacgaagattgatcttcggggggcatataatcttgttcgtattaagcagggtgatgaatggaaaactgcgtttaatacgcccgaaggccattttgaataccttgtgatgccattcgggctcactaacgctccatctgtttttcaatccttcatgcatgatatcttccggacttatattgataaattcttgattgtatatttggacgacattttgattttttccgatgattggaagtctcatgtggaacaggtcaggatggtatttcagatccttcgtgacaatgctttgtttgtgaaagggtctaagtgtctctttggagtgcagaaggtatcttttttgggctttattttttctctttcatatatggagatggatccggttaaggttcaggccattcatgattggattcaacccacatccgtgaagagccttcagaaatttttgggttttgcaaatttttatcgccggttcattgctaacttctccagcgtggttaaacccttgactgatttgacgaaaaaaggccctgatgtggcgaattggtcctctgcggctgtctctgcctttcaggagcttaaacgccgatttacttctgctccggtgttgcgccaaccagatgtttctcttccgtttcaggttgagattgatgcttctgagatttgggcaggggccgttttgtctcagagagattctgttggttctttgatgaaaccgtgtgccttcttctcccgcaagttttcgcctgctgaacgcaattatgatgtcggcaatcgggagttgttggctatgaagtgggcgtttgaggagtggcgacattggcttgagggagctaagcaccgtattgtggtcctgaccgatcataagaatttgatttacctcgagtctgccaaacggctgagtcctagacaggctcgatggttcttGTTTttatcccgttttgatttcgtggtttcgtatcttccgggttctacgaatattaaggctgatgccctttctaggagttttttgcctgattctcctgaggtccttgaaccggtcggcattctgaaagaaggggtggtcctttctgccatttcccctgatttacggcgggttcttcaggaatttcaggctgatagacctgatcgctgtcctgtggggaaattgtttgttcctgacagatggactagtagagtgatttctgaggttcactgttctgtgttggctggtcatcctggtatttttggtaccagagatttgattggtaggtccttttggtggccttcgttgtcacgtgatgtgcgttcttttgtgcagtcctgtgggacttgtgcgcgggccaagccttgttgttcccgtgctagtgggttacttttgccattgccggtccctgagaggccctggacgcatatttctatggattttatttctgatcttccggtttcccagaggatgtcggttatctgggttatttgtgaccggttttctaagatggttcatttggtgcctttgcctaaattgccttcctcttcagagttggttccgttgttttttcagcatgtggttcgtttgcatggtattccggagaatattgtgtccgacagaggttcccagtttgtttctaggttttggcgggccttttgtgctaggctgggcattgatttgtctttttcttctgcatttcatcctcagacaaatggccagaccgagcgaactaatcagactttggagacttatttgagatgctttgtgtctgccgatcaggatgattgggttgcctttttgccattggccgagtttgcccttaataatcgggctagttcggctactttggtttcgccttttttttgtaattttggttttcatcctcatttttcttctgggcagtgtagggatttcactcactcaggtgcgacggctgacacttaggaggcaggttccaacaaaagttcaaaggtttattgcttcataaaccagtttagcataagcaggaaaaacaaatagcctttaactcaggcaaaagggaaaaaaacaagtgtccattccttcaggctcagtgctggagccttaacacactggaggctagcacctccacacatatccactgtgttaagcattagcctgtcttatatagagctaaccacacccagtaacccatcacatgtttagccatgtggtctgacatcaccacaggtcctggaacacatatatacatggttatgtgcatcaaagaaatactccgggctacatgacAGCAACAAGCCatttatgcgacacatatctcccgtcgactacacaccctttagccatgctacatacctccccctctgcctaaagccgtggggcttggcactttccctcactaaacaagggattcttgatagggcatccgcattaccgtgcagcttttcggccctatgttccacatggaaactgaagtcctgcagggctaagaaccaacgggtgaccctagcatttctaccttttgtttccctcatccttctaagtggggcatggtcagatattagtctgaatttacgacccagcagatagtaccgtaacgtgtccaccgcccactttatggccaaacactctttttctacgactgagtagttcttc is a window of Ranitomeya variabilis isolate aRanVar5 chromosome 2, aRanVar5.hap1, whole genome shotgun sequence DNA encoding:
- the MRPL14 gene encoding large ribosomal subunit protein uL14m, with protein sequence MAAAAIRRAVTLSWRTSARHLSLSAPSAAIQKLTRVRVVDNSALGTSPYHRPPRCIHVYNKSGVGKVGDTILLAIKGQKKKALIVGQKMPAACMTPRFDSNNVVLIEDNGNPVGTRIKTPIPAMLRREEGKYSKVLAIAQTLL